From Thermoleophilaceae bacterium, the proteins below share one genomic window:
- a CDS encoding CpaF family protein — MHPLDELAESLRARLIESARTDSARGAALAAGLEAEVRSLVEAEAAVLDERDRRELCERVLRLATGLGPLEPLLADPAVDEVMVNGPGSVWVERHGRLEPAGVQFAGEAELLHAIERILAPLGRRVDEASPLCDARLADGSRVNVVIAPLALCGPCLTIRRFRRHGFSLADLVENGTLPGELSDFLARCVRARASILVSGGTGSGKTTTLGALSGALPEGERIVTIEDAAELRLRQPHVVRLEARPANLEGRGEVTIRQLVRNALRMRPDRIVVGEVRGGEALDMLMALNTGHEGSLTTVHANSPPDALRRVETLALMAGVGLPHAAVREQLASALQLVVHQARGADGRRRVESVAEVVRLGDAAGTRELYTLGAGLRQPLDGELARRLEAAG; from the coding sequence GTGCATCCCCTTGACGAGCTGGCGGAATCGCTGCGCGCACGCCTGATCGAGTCCGCGCGGACGGACTCGGCCCGCGGCGCCGCGCTGGCCGCCGGGCTCGAGGCGGAGGTGCGCTCGCTCGTGGAGGCGGAAGCCGCGGTGCTCGACGAGCGCGACCGGCGCGAGCTCTGCGAACGCGTGCTGCGGCTGGCCACAGGCCTTGGGCCACTCGAGCCGCTGCTCGCCGATCCGGCGGTGGACGAGGTGATGGTGAACGGGCCGGGATCCGTGTGGGTGGAGCGGCATGGAAGGCTCGAGCCGGCGGGCGTCCAGTTCGCCGGCGAGGCGGAGCTCCTCCACGCGATCGAGCGCATCCTCGCGCCGCTCGGCCGCCGGGTGGACGAGGCCTCGCCGCTGTGCGACGCGCGCCTGGCGGACGGCTCCCGTGTGAACGTCGTGATCGCTCCGCTCGCCCTCTGCGGTCCCTGCCTCACGATCCGGCGCTTCCGCCGGCACGGCTTCTCGCTCGCCGACCTGGTTGAGAACGGCACGTTGCCGGGCGAGCTGTCGGACTTCCTCGCGCGCTGCGTGCGGGCGCGCGCGTCGATCCTCGTGTCCGGCGGCACTGGCTCGGGCAAGACCACCACGCTCGGCGCGCTCTCGGGCGCGCTGCCGGAGGGCGAGCGCATCGTGACGATCGAGGATGCCGCAGAGCTACGGTTACGGCAGCCGCACGTGGTGCGACTCGAGGCGCGGCCGGCCAACCTCGAGGGCCGCGGTGAGGTGACGATCCGCCAGCTCGTCCGCAATGCGCTGCGGATGCGGCCCGACCGGATCGTGGTGGGCGAGGTGCGCGGGGGAGAGGCGCTCGACATGCTGATGGCGCTCAACACCGGCCACGAGGGCTCGCTCACTACCGTGCACGCCAACTCGCCGCCGGACGCGCTGCGCAGGGTGGAGACGCTCGCGCTCATGGCGGGCGTCGGATTGCCGCACGCCGCGGTGCGCGAGCAGCTGGCCAGCGCGCTTCAGCTGGTGGTGCACCAGGCGCGCGGGGCGGACGGGCGGCGGCGCGTGGAGTCGGTGGCGGAGGTGGTGCGGCTCGGCGACGCCGCGGGCACGCGCGAGCTCTACACGCTCGGTGCCGGGTTGCGGCAGCCGCTAGATGGCGAGCTGGCGCGGCGGCTCGAGGCCGCTGGATGA
- a CDS encoding type II secretion system F family protein: MSAAAAFAFTAGCAASLALSQLVPAWWRLLAARAPALAGGLADAVARVGREGRDPGVIERRRLLAAAAAASFVLGALLIGPIAGVALGACAPFGAARALRARRERHRRAVDAGAAAVAGALADALAGGHSLRGAVLEAARGGVPGAAGRELRRLAGELALGSPTDAALDEFRARVRSQRVDTLVAACLLQQRAGGDLARLLRDCAAAFDDHTRLLDEARAATAQARFTGLVVVLLPLGGALLAELASPGYLAGLAGSFLTLWLAGFALVLQVVAAVAIRRLARVRG, encoded by the coding sequence ATGAGCGCCGCGGCCGCGTTTGCCTTCACTGCCGGGTGCGCGGCGTCGCTCGCGTTGTCACAGCTCGTGCCAGCGTGGTGGCGGCTGCTGGCGGCGCGCGCTCCGGCGCTCGCCGGGGGCCTCGCCGACGCCGTGGCGCGGGTCGGGCGGGAGGGGCGTGATCCGGGAGTGATCGAGCGGCGGCGGCTGCTCGCTGCGGCCGCCGCGGCGTCCTTTGTCCTGGGAGCTCTGTTGATCGGGCCGATCGCCGGTGTTGCGTTGGGCGCGTGCGCGCCGTTCGGAGCCGCGCGGGCCCTGCGGGCCAGGCGGGAGCGTCACCGCCGCGCCGTCGACGCCGGCGCGGCGGCGGTGGCCGGCGCGCTCGCGGATGCGCTGGCCGGCGGGCACTCGCTCCGCGGTGCGGTGCTTGAGGCCGCGCGCGGAGGGGTGCCGGGGGCGGCCGGACGGGAGCTGCGCCGCCTCGCGGGCGAGCTTGCACTCGGGTCGCCCACGGATGCGGCGCTCGACGAGTTTCGCGCGCGGGTGAGATCGCAGCGGGTCGACACGCTCGTGGCCGCGTGCCTGCTGCAGCAGCGCGCGGGCGGAGACCTCGCGCGTCTCCTTCGCGACTGCGCGGCGGCCTTCGACGATCACACAAGGTTGCTGGACGAGGCGCGCGCCGCCACAGCGCAGGCTCGCTTCACCGGCCTGGTGGTGGTGCTCCTGCCGCTCGGCGGGGCGCTGCTCGCCGAGCTGGCGAGCCCCGGCTACCTGGCCGGGCTGGCGGGTTCCTTTCTCACGCTCTGGCTCGCGGGGTTCGCTTTGGTGCTGCAGGTGGTGGCCGCTGTGGCGATTCGCAGGCTGGCGCGCGTGCGCGGATGA
- the rsmH gene encoding 16S rRNA (cytosine(1402)-N(4))-methyltransferase RsmH encodes MAILLDMTRTHVPVLAGELIEFTDPHPGETVVDCTFGGGGHARLIADRIGPTGTLIAIDRDPAAEERFEEFAREAHCQTRFLRMDYAEGLELLRDEGLRADIVYLDLGISSMQVDTWERGFSYSYDAPLDMRMDPDQELSARDVVNDWDESRLAKLFRSYGEERFAGQIARAIVRRRRDAPLETTFDLVDTIKGAVPAATAFGRGHPAKRVFQAIRIAVNDELGALDRGLPGAWDLLRDGGRLAAISFHSLEDRRVKRFLADRARGCVCPPDFPVCVCGREPEAELLTSRAVAPTAGEVAANPRAASGKLRVARKLGVEG; translated from the coding sequence TTGGCCATCCTTCTTGACATGACACGCACGCACGTCCCGGTTCTGGCCGGTGAGCTGATCGAGTTCACCGATCCGCACCCGGGCGAGACGGTGGTGGACTGCACCTTCGGCGGCGGTGGCCACGCGCGCCTGATCGCCGACCGCATCGGCCCCACCGGCACGCTCATCGCGATCGATCGCGACCCGGCGGCCGAGGAGCGCTTCGAGGAGTTCGCGCGCGAGGCGCACTGCCAGACCCGCTTCCTGCGGATGGACTACGCCGAGGGCCTCGAGCTGCTTCGCGATGAGGGCCTGCGGGCGGACATCGTCTACCTCGACCTCGGGATCTCGTCCATGCAGGTGGACACCTGGGAGCGCGGCTTCTCTTACTCGTACGACGCGCCGCTCGACATGCGGATGGATCCGGATCAGGAGCTGAGCGCCCGCGATGTGGTGAACGACTGGGACGAGAGCCGGCTCGCGAAGCTGTTCCGCAGCTACGGCGAGGAGCGCTTCGCGGGGCAGATCGCGCGGGCGATCGTGCGCAGGCGACGGGACGCTCCGCTCGAAACCACGTTCGACCTCGTGGACACCATCAAGGGGGCCGTGCCGGCGGCGACGGCCTTCGGGCGCGGGCACCCCGCCAAGCGAGTGTTCCAGGCGATCCGCATCGCGGTGAACGACGAGCTCGGCGCGCTCGACCGTGGCCTGCCTGGCGCGTGGGATCTGCTGCGCGACGGCGGGCGCCTCGCCGCAATCTCGTTCCATTCCCTCGAGGACAGGCGCGTGAAGCGCTTCCTCGCCGACCGCGCGCGCGGCTGCGTGTGCCCGCCGGACTTCCCGGTGTGCGTGTGCGGGCGCGAGCCCGAGGCGGAGCTTCTCACGAGCAGGGCCGTCGCTCCCACGGCGGGTGAGGTGGCGGCCAACCCGCGGGCGGCGTCCGGCAAGCTCCGGGTGGCCCGCAAGCTGGGGGTGGAGGGCTGA
- a CDS encoding type II secretion system F family protein: protein MSAALAFVSAALAVLGMGSLVPATRSSREGGRLLAIALSVGRRLRPAAVAPGELEARIAAAGAPGGLGVREAMGLKVAAALGGGLLGVPVATVLPGRLGIAAVIASPVAGFMAPDLWLNRRARQRARRIRRELPAMLDLLRVTVESGLSLGAALGEVGERTRGPLARDWRAVGRETALGVPLTRALDSLVRRAPLPEIEALAAAIKRAARHGAPLAATLDAQARDARSARRRRIQEEAARAAPKIQLVVALLLVPSVLLLVAAALAAALLNGSGSPV, encoded by the coding sequence ATGAGCGCGGCGCTTGCGTTTGTGTCCGCCGCGCTGGCGGTGCTCGGCATGGGCTCGCTGGTGCCGGCCACGCGTTCCTCCCGCGAGGGGGGCCGGCTGCTGGCGATCGCGCTGTCTGTGGGTAGGCGGCTGCGGCCGGCAGCGGTGGCGCCCGGGGAGCTCGAGGCGCGCATAGCTGCTGCCGGGGCACCCGGGGGTCTCGGTGTGCGGGAGGCGATGGGGTTGAAGGTGGCGGCGGCGCTCGGGGGCGGGCTTCTCGGTGTGCCGGTGGCCACCGTGCTCCCTGGCCGGCTCGGGATCGCTGCGGTGATCGCCTCCCCGGTCGCCGGCTTCATGGCGCCCGACCTCTGGCTCAACCGCCGGGCACGTCAACGAGCAAGGCGGATCCGCCGCGAGCTGCCCGCGATGCTCGACCTCCTGCGCGTGACGGTGGAGTCGGGCCTGTCCCTCGGCGCCGCGCTGGGCGAGGTGGGGGAGAGAACCCGAGGACCCCTGGCCCGGGACTGGCGGGCGGTGGGCCGCGAGACAGCGCTGGGGGTGCCGCTCACACGGGCGCTCGACTCGCTGGTCCGCCGCGCACCGCTTCCAGAGATCGAGGCCCTCGCGGCGGCAATAAAACGCGCGGCGCGCCACGGCGCCCCACTCGCGGCAACCCTGGATGCGCAGGCCCGCGACGCCCGCTCGGCCCGGCGCCGCCGCATCCAGGAAGAGGCCGCCAGAGCAGCGCCAAAGATCCAGCTCGTGGTCGCGCTCCTACTTGTGCCCTCCGTCCTGCTGCTCGTAGCGGCAGCCCTGGCAGCCGCACTCCTGAACGGGAGCGGATCACCCGTCTGA
- a CDS encoding wax ester/triacylglycerol synthase family O-acyltransferase translates to MSTHPMTAADAAWLHMDRPTNLMVINSVLWFDEPLDWERVKLTFKHRIVDQFPRYSQRVVEGGPLQGPHWEDVADFDPDLHMHRLALPAPHDRDALQELVGDLMTTPLDRSKPLWDIYLVEDYGEGCALVVRMHHCIADGIALARVMLLLTDEAADAGIEPGHAEDGARRSRLPFADGLAPARSAISAARFVTGTAVHEGMESLAHPHHLVDLAHRMSADTVTLAKLLAPGRESRSPFKGKLGVANHVAWSEPVPLSRIKAIGKPVGATVNDVLVTAVSGALGRYMRAHGSDSDEIHALVPFNLRPLDVPLPRDLGNRFGLILLTLPVGIRDAHERRLEVKRRMDDIKNSHEGPLSYGILGAIGRTPARVEELLIDFFTAKGTLVLTNVPGPRKPVYLAGSAVRGVLVWAPCSGSVGMSVSVFSYDRKVAVGFLTDAHLVPDPSELVSAFERELADLYRHRRSRAPAAAVTT, encoded by the coding sequence ATGAGCACGCATCCGATGACCGCTGCGGACGCGGCGTGGCTCCACATGGACCGCCCGACCAACCTCATGGTCATCAACAGCGTGCTGTGGTTCGACGAGCCGCTCGATTGGGAGCGCGTGAAGCTCACCTTCAAGCACCGCATCGTCGACCAGTTCCCGCGCTACAGCCAGCGCGTGGTCGAGGGCGGGCCGCTCCAGGGACCGCACTGGGAGGACGTCGCGGACTTCGATCCGGACCTCCACATGCACAGGCTCGCCCTCCCGGCGCCGCACGACCGCGATGCGCTGCAGGAGCTCGTGGGCGACCTCATGACCACACCGCTCGATCGCTCGAAGCCGCTCTGGGACATCTATCTCGTGGAGGACTACGGCGAGGGTTGCGCCCTGGTCGTGCGGATGCACCACTGCATCGCAGACGGCATAGCGCTCGCGCGGGTGATGCTCCTGCTCACGGACGAGGCCGCCGACGCGGGCATCGAGCCCGGGCACGCAGAAGACGGCGCGAGGCGCAGCCGGCTCCCATTCGCCGACGGACTCGCCCCGGCCCGCTCGGCCATCTCCGCCGCTCGCTTCGTCACCGGCACAGCGGTCCACGAGGGCATGGAGTCGCTCGCACACCCGCACCACCTGGTGGATCTCGCACATCGCATGAGCGCCGACACCGTCACGCTCGCCAAGCTGCTCGCCCCGGGCCGCGAGTCGCGAAGCCCGTTCAAGGGCAAGCTCGGGGTGGCGAACCACGTGGCCTGGTCCGAGCCGGTGCCGCTCTCACGCATCAAGGCGATCGGCAAGCCCGTGGGTGCGACGGTGAACGACGTGCTGGTCACGGCCGTGTCGGGCGCGCTCGGCCGCTACATGCGCGCCCACGGCAGCGACAGCGACGAGATCCACGCGCTCGTGCCGTTCAACCTCCGTCCGCTCGACGTGCCGCTGCCGCGCGACCTCGGCAACCGCTTCGGCCTGATCCTGCTCACGCTCCCGGTGGGCATCCGCGATGCGCACGAGCGCCGCCTCGAGGTGAAGCGCCGCATGGACGACATCAAGAACTCGCACGAGGGCCCGCTCTCATACGGCATCCTCGGCGCGATCGGACGCACGCCGGCGCGCGTGGAGGAGCTCCTGATCGACTTCTTCACCGCGAAGGGCACGCTCGTGCTCACCAACGTTCCCGGGCCGCGCAAGCCCGTCTACCTCGCCGGCTCAGCCGTCCGCGGCGTTCTCGTCTGGGCGCCCTGCTCAGGCAGCGTGGGCATGAGCGTGAGCGTGTTCAGCTACGACCGCAAGGTGGCCGTGGGCTTCCTCACCGACGCGCACCTCGTGCCCGATCCGAGTGAGCTGGTGAGCGCGTTCGAGCGTGAGCTCGCCGATCTGTACAGGCATCGCCGCTCCCGAGCGCCGGCGGCGGCGGTCACGACCTAG
- the mraZ gene encoding division/cell wall cluster transcriptional repressor MraZ, whose amino-acid sequence MAFRGHFDYSLDAKNRLNVPPKFRAAFSGGVVLAKALEPCVAIWTPDAFERHTDAFLSGLNPLSAERRKLTRFFAGGSFDSELDSAGRVTLNPALLAHGEITKDVVLVGVIDHLQVWDREKWLADQDELSAEIVEIAESLGHPS is encoded by the coding sequence TTGGCGTTCCGCGGCCATTTCGACTATTCGCTCGACGCAAAGAACAGACTCAACGTGCCGCCCAAGTTCAGGGCCGCTTTCTCCGGCGGAGTTGTTCTTGCGAAGGCGCTCGAGCCCTGCGTCGCGATCTGGACTCCGGACGCCTTCGAGCGCCACACCGATGCCTTCCTGTCGGGCCTCAACCCGCTCAGCGCGGAGCGCCGCAAGCTCACGCGCTTCTTCGCGGGCGGCTCGTTCGACTCCGAGCTGGATTCGGCCGGCCGCGTCACGCTCAACCCGGCACTGCTCGCGCACGGCGAGATCACGAAGGACGTGGTCCTCGTGGGCGTGATCGACCACCTTCAGGTCTGGGATCGCGAGAAGTGGCTTGCCGACCAGGACGAGCTGAGCGCAGAGATCGTCGAGATCGCAGAGAGCCTTGGCCATCCTTCTTGA